The Microtus pennsylvanicus isolate mMicPen1 chromosome 5, mMicPen1.hap1, whole genome shotgun sequence DNA segment ACCTAAAATCACTGTATAGATACAGCTAGTGAGTTGAACTTGGTGCAAGCATCATTGCCAGGAAATAAATCAAATAAGTTTTGCTACTAACATGTAGCAATGTATATTCTTACATTGTAAGAATATCAATGTATATTCTTACATTGCCGACTAActttgaatattttagaaaagtGTTTTTGTTAGATGTGGAAAATACCATATCAGTTATATGTAGGATACTAAAGTAATTATTATCATATGACGGAAAACTGTAAGAAGCCATAGATTCATAATCCGAAACCCAATTAATAGGGCAGAAGAGGCAGTCTCCATTTGTCCTACTCCCAGAGAAGTGACTTAAACAGAGCATCTCTCCCCAGTTTCCTGTTTAGGCTCCTTCACATTAAGTAATGCTAACATTTTAGTTAGAGTAATTGGTCACTGGCAAATTTCATGGTATGGTCAATATCAAataattatttcttcctttcattccaGGAACCTGTTAAAATTTCCAGATAACACAGATGCAGAATATTTCAGAGGTGACTGAATTCATCCTTGTGGGGTTAACAGATGCCCCAGAGTTGCAATTCCTTTTATTTATCATCTTCACTCTCATTTATTTGACCACACTACTTGGGAACCTTGGGATGATACTGTTGATTTTCCTGGACTCCCGCCTCCACACTCCCATGTACATATTTCTTAGTAACCTCTCACTGGTAGACTGTGTTTATGCCTCAGCTATTACTCCCAAGGTAATAGAAGGGTTTCTCACAGAACACAAAATCATATCCTACAATGCATGTGCAGCCCAAATGTTCTTCTTAATAGCCTTTGCAATTATTGAAGGTTTCCTTATTGCTTCAATGGCTTTTGACCGCCATGCAGCAGTATGTAAACCCTTGCATTACTCTACCACCATGACAACTTCAAAATGTTCCCTGCTTGTTGTTGGCTCTTATATCAATGGACTCTTGCAATCCTCCATCCATGTTGCCCTCACTTTCCACCTCTCCTTCTGTCATTCCAATGTAATTAACCACTTTTTCTGTGACATTCCCCCATTGCTGGCTATTTCTTGTTCTGATATTTCTAATAATGAAATTGTGTTGATGACGTTGGCAGCATTCAATGTTACTTTAACTATATTGGTTGTCTTGAACTCTTACctacttatttttattgcaaTCCTGAGAATGCGTTCTGTTGAGGGCCGGAAGAAGGCCATTTCTACCTGTGTATCCCATCTCACCACTGTTACCATCTTCTATGGTACCATCATCTTCATGTACTTACAGCCCAGCTCCAGTCACTCCATGGACACTGACAAAATAGCATCTGTGTTCTACACAATGATCATCCCCATGCTAAACCCTCTTgtctacagcctgaggaacaaagaggtcaagaatgCATTCAAGAAAATTGCTGTGAAAGTACTGTCTTCACTAGAATTAGTCTACTAAgtgtaaagtaaatgaaaatgatataaaaatttaagacattttgcctgtaaatattttattataattatttttagtttaatttctCTTAATAGATATTTTATGGGTGAGTAGATATTTTATGAACGAAGTCTTTTCTattcattccttttatttttactatgcattttatatattttattattaaaataaggcagctcaattttaaaaatcaagtttctAATCCAACAGTATTCCAAATTACACCACATTTCATATATGAGTTGCTGTCCTATAACTATTTCCTCTGAATTGAAACATTTGTCCTTGAGAGTGAAAGGatattataaaacttaaaaaataaatcaatattaaaCACTAATATGTGTCAAAATCTTAAAAGGTTCAGGCTGTCAATGAAACTTACCTGCCTCCAGATCTTATAAAGATACAAGCCTAACAAACTCGGGATTTAAAAATTGTAACAGGAAAAATAGCATACTAGAAAGAAGAGACTCCCAAACCAAGCTTCTTGTAAGTTATTTATTGAGTTATAGGTTTCAGATTTCTTCCTGAGTGGTCACCCAAGATGGGTGGGCTTTTCAAAAGTGAATCTGTCTAGAGGCACTCATGTTACTGTAGCAACTTCTCACCCATACTTATGTAAGCCACAGTCTCTACCAAACTAATTGATTCTGCAGGATAGATTTGGATGAAATGGTTTCTTTGGTCTTTCACTAGGGCTCTGCCTAGGTACACATCTCAGGATAGACCTAAAGCTACTATGATGGCAAAACAGACAGATAAGTTCATGATAGATAGATGCATGCATACATAGATAAGTAaatggatagagatagataataaatacCAGAGTCATATTCTCAAATACTCTTTAAAGTTTTATTGATTTCTTGTTTCATATAATGTGATGTGATCATAATTACCCTTGCTCATTcaagtttttttcttctctacccATCTAATTTCCTGCCCTTTGGTTTCTTCACTTTGAGATATAATTTGTGTATTCAATATAATCTTGAATATTTGTGTACCACTGGAGTATTGTAAACTTATCTATGGCTGCACTTTTAGAGATAACTGTCACATTCTCCAAGTAATTGCTAATTGCTAAAAGTTTCCTGGTGACTGGCAGGATTGTATGCCCAACTGTGAGGGTTCCAGTGAGTTACTGAGTTTTTTAATTCTACCTTCATATCATATTCACTTCGCTTCAATACTTCTATCTATTTAATGAAATCAACTTTCAAGTCACCAGGCTGTCTTTGTCATCTTATTCAGACATATGTTAATTCTTTTGGGGGGATAGCTGAGGTAGTTACTGTTTTCTTTGCTGAGTTCATTAGtctattcattcattttgtatttaaatgctttgaatccttcacaaatgttatatatatatattttaaatttctctttcctgGCATTCATCTTGGTAATTCTTGGTAGAAGACATTTCTATGACCAGGGGATTTTAGAAGACATAGAAAGTTTTGGTCTTACACTTTATCTTTGTTTTCATGATGAGTTATGAGCATGTGGACTTCTTTTTTTGGTTGTGTATCTAATCTGAAAGATTCTAGGCTTCCTTACATTGTGTGGCCTGGATAAACTTGAGGGCTGGGGATGGCATGAGCAAAAAAAAACATCTAGGGAATTATAAAGTTATATCTACATACAGATGTAAAAACAGAGGTTGACCTGAAATTTGGATAAAGTGCAATTGATCTTGGGTCAAGATGACACATCAGATGGTACACAAGATATAAGATGTTTCTAAATGTCGGAGATTGGATATGGCTTGAGTAACTGGAATGAAAGCAGGAAGGGATAACAGAAGCACTTATGTTGGCTAAACTTTACCTGAAAGCAAGTGTGACTAAAATCTGGTGAGTTACAAAGGAATTTTAACTGGATGACGGAAATGTGCTCTTCCTGGAGTACAGCCGTCAAACTGTGGCAACTAGAGTGGAGGAGGGAGACCAAGGTAGCCTACCTGCATGTGCTAcacctcttttattttaaatgtctggTTCTTTTCTGTCAAATAAGagtaaatcttatttttatttctttgtgaatatCATACATGAGTCCTGTCTTTATATTATTTCTACCCATCTTTCCGACAACTCCTTCCTTGTACCTACCTTGCTCTCAAATTCATTACTTCCCCTTCTTTTATACatttaccatatatatatatatttatatgtgtgtatacatacacatacatatgtgtatgtatatgtatgcatacataaatatgtatatgcaaCAATAAatcgaatatatatatatatatatatatatatatatatatatatatagtctaccaaagaactcctaaagctgataaataccttcagtgatgtggcaggatacaagatcaaatcaaaaaatcagtagccctcctatacacaaagaataaagaagctgagagggaaatcagagaaacttcacctttcacagtagccacaaatcacataaaatatctggggATAACATGAAAGACCTATTtgaactttaagtctctgaagaaagaaattgcagaagatgccagaaaatagaaagatctcccatgctcttgaataggaaggatcaacataataaaaatggcaatcttactgaaggcaatctatagattcaatgtaatccccatcaaaatctcaacacaattcttcacataccttgaaagaacaacaatcaacttcatatggaaaaacaaaaaacccaagatagccaaaaaaatcctctacaataaaggaatcgctggaggcattaccatcactgacatcaagctctattacagaactacagtaacaAAATCATCTTGGTATTGTcctaaaaacagagatgttgaccaatggaatcaaattgaagatccggatattaatccacaaatcTATGTACAccttatttttgataaagaagcaagaaagatacaatgaaaaaaagaaagcatctttaacaaatggtgctggcataactgcatgtcaacctgtaaaagaatgaaaatagatacatgTCTGTggccatgtacaaaactcaagtccaaatggattgaggatctcaatataaatccagccacactgaacctgatagaggataaagtgggaagtagccttcaatgcatgggtgtaggagacctcttcctaaatacagccccagtagcacagacaataagagcaccaataaataaatgggacctcttgaaactgagaagcttctgtaaagcaaaggaaatagtcaataagacaaaaaggcagcctactgaatgggaaaaaatcttcaccatccccatatcagacaaaggactgatctccaaaatttataaagaactcaagaaattaaacattaaaattttaaacaacccaattaaaaagtggtgtactgagctaaacagagaattctcaacagaagaatctcaaatggccaaaagatacttaaggaaatgttcaacatatttagacatcagggaaatgcaaatcaaaacaactctgtgataCAATCTTATAGGAGTCAGAATagaaaagatcaaaaacaccaatgatagcttatgctggaaagaatAGGAAGTAAGGGAAACACTTATTCACTGctcgtgggaatgcaaacttgaacaaccactttggaaatcagcatggtggTTTCTCACATGATGTAgtagggtcatctgtctatgtgttactttcattggttaaataaaaaaactgccttggctttttgatagagcaggatttagataggtggagtagaccaaacagaatgctgggagaaagaagcagagtcagacagaagaCATAAATCTCTGGCCTGAGAcggacacaggttagaatctttccccgtaagccacagcctcgtggtgatacacaaatttaacagaaatgggtttaTCAAAATGTGAaatttagccaataagaggctagagttaatgggcaaggcagtgtttaaatgaatacagtttctgtgttattttttccGGGGCTGAGCTAGCTGTGtggaagctgggtgtgatgaaaagcaggcctgttcGCCTCTCTTACTactctcagaaaattgggaatcaacctacctgaggatccagaaataccactcttgggcatatacccaaaagataatCATTCTATCAAGACATTTGTTAAACaaagttcatagcagcattacttgtaatagccagaacctggaaacaacttagatgccactcaa contains these protein-coding regions:
- the LOC142851131 gene encoding olfactory receptor 5B12-like, yielding MQNISEVTEFILVGLTDAPELQFLLFIIFTLIYLTTLLGNLGMILLIFLDSRLHTPMYIFLSNLSLVDCVYASAITPKVIEGFLTEHKIISYNACAAQMFFLIAFAIIEGFLIASMAFDRHAAVCKPLHYSTTMTTSKCSLLVVGSYINGLLQSSIHVALTFHLSFCHSNVINHFFCDIPPLLAISCSDISNNEIVLMTLAAFNVTLTILVVLNSYLLIFIAILRMRSVEGRKKAISTCVSHLTTVTIFYGTIIFMYLQPSSSHSMDTDKIASVFYTMIIPMLNPLVYSLRNKEVKNAFKKIAVKVLSSLELVY